Proteins encoded within one genomic window of Saccharopolyspora pogona:
- a CDS encoding RHS repeat-associated core domain-containing protein has translation MADNPLVAPRQDSTTGVSGIGILESVGDLQSGIESGSWSEIALGAAGMGLEALSMVMDPVGTLVSYAVSWLMEHVKPLSDALDWLAGDPDQISAYAQTWGNVAKSVEQVAADFTNEVNNITGTWTGAAADAYKNAATKQAEQIKAAGGAANTISTVVEIVGVLVGVVRELVRDLVAECVAALITKIPRWIAEIGGTLGVGTPAVVAEAAGLIAKWVSKISDVITKLTRSLNKLQPLLKKLDEIWEGIKDALKGLRKADGPASTKPSSVDAPSPKPDAPDTTPNSPDTSPSSTTPDSTSSTPDSSTPDNPKSKSEDGNLQNKTDDPETPNRDATDRKCENDPIDVASGEMILPQTDVEIAAALPLVLKRTHLSSYRVGLHFGPSWTSTLDQRLEIGSAGVSFASEDGKLLFGPDPAVGATVQFEGSRNTLTRHEDDGYTLTEIESGRRLHFAPGNRVLPLTSITDRNGNRIEFDHDANGTPVEIRHTGGYRIRVEFENDLITALYLREADNGEDLLLMRYEYTDQRLTGVVNASGLPLKFEYDHAGRITSWTDRNGHWYRYTYDHQGRCVGTEGSGGFLTGTFEYEDGVTRLTNSLGHVTTFHLNEKRQVVREIDPLGGETVSEWDAYDRLISQTDPLGRTVRYEYDEAENLVAVTRPDGAQTRFEYNDLRLPITIITPDGAVSRREYDECGNAVRIIDPMGNATSFSYDERGHLSSISDALGSVRQIGTNAAGIPTAVTDSFGNTTHRDRDAFGRVTEIVDPLGGRTRFGWTVDGKPAWRSLPGGETERWVYDGEGNLRTHIDTLGQSTHTEITHFDLPSAEVRPDGSRLEFTYNTELRLSSVTNEQGLVWHYEYDPAGNLVREIDFNGREVRYRHDAAGQLIERTNGAGEVTRFARDLLGNVIERRSDSTVATFAYDAAGRLTAAKNADAQVTFRRDALGRVLTEMINGRIVASTYDALGRRVRRRTPSGAESVWEYDSNSQPVALHTAGRTLRFGYDEAGHETQRSLGIHAALSQAWDANHRLLSQTIAGTDGRSIQQRSYTYRADGFLSGINDELTGPRMFELDRTGRVTSVQGTGWAEHYAYDAAGNITNASWPTPPTSPDAEALGKREFSGTLVRRAGRVRYEHDAQGRVVLRQQKLLSHKPNTWRYSWDSDDRLIEVLTPDGSRWRYHYDPLGRRIAKQHLTPDSSRVIEQVEFIWDGSVLTEQAHTDGRANGPQLGDARVTVWDYVPGTFHPIAQTVRYSLRHAPQRWIDEEFYSIITDLVGSPTELINDHGGIAWFHRMTLWGNTQDESRTKAHTPLRFPGQYHDPETGFHYNYQRHYDPHTGHYGSIDPIGLAAGPNPYHYLRNPHRWTDPLGLAACNENFDTRQEALDRAYDQAGIPRGTEPDQAWDVGNDHSRQGMPGYRYSEDNGTHGRYMQFETEEGSRVIAEHLNDGDPHFHAGQPKGDPSRNFVDFGWSNAHNRDIERYQQIGGSHHYYYPR, from the coding sequence ATGGCCGACAACCCGCTGGTCGCGCCGCGGCAGGATTCGACCACGGGGGTCAGCGGCATCGGCATCCTCGAATCCGTCGGCGACCTCCAGTCCGGCATCGAATCGGGTTCCTGGTCGGAGATCGCGCTCGGCGCGGCCGGCATGGGGCTGGAAGCGCTGTCGATGGTCATGGACCCGGTCGGCACGCTGGTCTCGTACGCGGTGTCCTGGCTGATGGAGCACGTCAAGCCGCTGTCGGACGCCCTGGACTGGCTGGCCGGCGACCCGGACCAGATCTCCGCCTACGCCCAGACCTGGGGCAACGTCGCGAAATCGGTGGAGCAGGTCGCGGCCGATTTCACCAACGAGGTCAACAACATCACCGGCACCTGGACCGGTGCGGCGGCCGACGCCTACAAGAACGCCGCCACGAAGCAGGCCGAGCAGATCAAAGCGGCGGGCGGCGCGGCGAACACCATCAGCACGGTCGTCGAGATCGTCGGCGTGCTGGTCGGCGTCGTCCGCGAGCTGGTGCGCGACCTGGTCGCGGAGTGCGTGGCGGCGCTGATCACCAAAATCCCCCGCTGGATCGCGGAAATCGGCGGCACCCTCGGCGTCGGCACCCCGGCGGTGGTGGCCGAAGCGGCCGGGTTGATCGCCAAGTGGGTCAGCAAGATCTCCGACGTCATCACCAAGCTGACCCGGTCCCTGAATAAGCTGCAACCGCTGCTGAAGAAGCTCGACGAGATCTGGGAAGGCATCAAGGACGCCCTCAAAGGCCTCCGCAAGGCCGACGGCCCAGCGAGCACCAAGCCGTCCAGCGTGGACGCGCCGTCCCCCAAACCAGACGCCCCGGACACCACCCCCAACTCCCCCGACACGTCCCCGTCGAGCACGACCCCGGACAGCACGTCGTCAACCCCGGACAGCTCCACGCCGGACAACCCCAAGTCCAAGAGCGAAGACGGCAACCTCCAGAACAAGACCGACGACCCGGAGACCCCGAACCGCGACGCGACCGACCGGAAGTGCGAGAACGACCCGATCGACGTCGCCAGCGGCGAGATGATCCTCCCGCAGACCGATGTGGAGATCGCGGCGGCGCTCCCGCTGGTGCTGAAGCGGACGCACCTGTCGTCGTACCGGGTGGGACTGCACTTCGGCCCGTCCTGGACGTCAACCCTGGACCAGCGTCTCGAGATCGGGAGCGCGGGCGTGTCGTTCGCGTCCGAGGACGGAAAGCTCCTGTTCGGCCCGGATCCCGCAGTGGGCGCGACCGTCCAGTTCGAGGGCTCCCGCAACACGCTCACCCGCCACGAGGACGACGGCTACACGCTCACCGAGATCGAATCTGGTCGGCGCCTGCACTTCGCACCGGGAAACCGGGTCCTGCCGCTGACCAGCATCACCGACCGCAACGGCAACCGGATCGAGTTCGACCACGACGCGAACGGAACCCCGGTGGAGATCCGCCACACCGGCGGCTACCGCATCCGCGTCGAATTCGAGAACGACCTGATCACGGCGCTCTACCTGCGGGAAGCCGACAACGGCGAAGACCTCCTGCTGATGCGGTACGAGTACACCGACCAGCGCCTGACCGGAGTGGTCAACGCCTCGGGCCTACCGCTGAAGTTCGAGTACGACCACGCGGGCCGGATCACCAGCTGGACCGACCGCAACGGCCACTGGTACCGCTACACCTACGACCACCAGGGCCGCTGCGTCGGCACGGAAGGCTCCGGCGGCTTCCTGACGGGAACGTTCGAATACGAGGACGGGGTCACCCGCCTCACCAACTCCCTCGGCCACGTCACGACCTTCCACCTAAACGAAAAGCGCCAGGTGGTCCGAGAAATAGACCCGCTGGGCGGCGAAACGGTGTCCGAGTGGGACGCCTACGACAGGCTGATCTCTCAAACAGACCCACTGGGCCGCACGGTCCGGTACGAATACGACGAAGCCGAGAACCTCGTCGCGGTAACCCGCCCCGACGGCGCCCAAACCCGCTTCGAATACAACGACCTCCGCCTGCCGATCACCATCATCACGCCCGACGGCGCCGTGTCCCGCCGCGAGTACGACGAGTGCGGAAATGCCGTAAGGATCATAGATCCTATGGGAAATGCCACAAGCTTCTCATATGATGAGCGCGGTCATCTATCGTCGATTAGTGATGCTCTCGGCAGCGTGCGTCAGATCGGCACCAATGCCGCCGGAATTCCAACAGCGGTCACCGACTCTTTTGGAAACACAACGCATCGTGATCGTGACGCATTCGGCCGAGTGACGGAGATCGTTGACCCGCTCGGCGGTAGGACTCGATTTGGCTGGACGGTCGATGGCAAGCCCGCCTGGCGAAGCTTGCCCGGAGGAGAAACCGAACGCTGGGTATACGACGGCGAAGGCAACCTTCGAACCCACATCGACACGCTTGGCCAATCGACACATACCGAGATCACGCACTTCGACTTGCCTTCGGCAGAAGTCCGCCCAGACGGCAGTCGACTGGAGTTCACCTATAACACAGAACTTCGACTTTCCAGCGTCACCAACGAGCAAGGGCTGGTTTGGCATTACGAGTACGATCCAGCTGGCAACCTGGTTCGCGAGATCGATTTCAACGGCCGGGAAGTCAGATACCGCCACGACGCAGCGGGGCAACTCATCGAGCGAACGAACGGTGCCGGCGAGGTCACTCGTTTCGCGCGAGATCTCCTGGGAAATGTGATCGAGCGACGGAGCGATTCAACGGTCGCAACCTTCGCCTACGATGCAGCCGGTCGCCTCACCGCAGCAAAAAATGCGGACGCCCAGGTAACGTTCCGGCGAGACGCTCTTGGGCGAGTGCTCACCGAGATGATCAATGGCCGGATCGTGGCGTCAACCTATGATGCGTTGGGGCGCCGTGTTCGCCGGCGCACCCCGTCCGGGGCCGAGAGCGTGTGGGAGTACGACTCCAACAGCCAGCCCGTCGCGCTGCATACCGCTGGGCGGACTTTGCGCTTCGGCTACGACGAGGCCGGGCACGAGACCCAGCGCAGCCTCGGGATCCACGCGGCACTGAGCCAGGCATGGGATGCGAATCACCGCCTGCTTTCCCAAACGATCGCAGGCACCGACGGGCGGTCCATCCAGCAGCGGTCTTACACGTATCGCGCAGACGGATTCTTATCCGGGATCAACGATGAGCTCACGGGCCCGCGCATGTTCGAGCTAGATCGCACCGGGCGGGTCACATCTGTTCAAGGCACTGGTTGGGCCGAGCACTACGCCTACGACGCAGCAGGAAACATCACGAACGCATCGTGGCCCACTCCACCCACGTCGCCTGATGCCGAAGCCTTGGGCAAGCGAGAATTCAGCGGAACCCTGGTTCGCCGTGCTGGGCGAGTGCGCTATGAACACGATGCGCAAGGCCGCGTCGTGCTGCGGCAACAAAAACTCTTGTCCCACAAACCGAACACGTGGCGATACTCCTGGGACTCGGATGACCGGCTCATCGAAGTTTTGACCCCCGACGGTTCCCGCTGGCGATACCACTACGATCCGCTCGGACGGCGCATCGCCAAGCAGCACCTGACCCCGGACAGTTCCCGAGTCATTGAGCAGGTCGAATTTATCTGGGACGGTTCAGTCCTTACCGAACAGGCCCACACCGATGGTCGCGCCAACGGTCCACAGCTCGGCGATGCCCGCGTGACAGTATGGGATTACGTGCCCGGAACTTTTCATCCAATCGCACAAACCGTACGCTACTCACTTCGTCATGCACCTCAAAGATGGATTGACGAAGAATTTTATTCGATCATAACCGACCTCGTCGGCTCACCTACCGAACTGATCAACGATCACGGGGGCATAGCCTGGTTCCACAGAATGACACTGTGGGGGAACACCCAGGATGAAAGTCGCACGAAAGCGCACACTCCACTCCGCTTTCCGGGCCAGTACCATGACCCTGAAACAGGGTTCCACTACAATTACCAACGTCACTACGATCCACACACCGGTCACTACGGAAGCATCGATCCGATCGGCCTTGCAGCAGGACCTAACCCGTATCACTACCTGCGCAATCCACATCGATGGACCGACCCGCTAGGATTAGCCGCATGCAATGAAAATTTTGACACCCGCCAGGAGGCACTCGACAGAGCGTACGACCAAGCCGGGATCCCCCGCGGAACAGAGCCAGATCAAGCCTGGGACGTCGGCAATGACCACTCCAGACAAGGAATGCCTGGATACCGCTATTCCGAAGACAACGGAACCCATGGCCGCTACATGCAGTTCGAAACCGAGGAGGGTTCGCGAGTGATTGCGGAGCACCTCAACGACGGGGATCCGCACTTCCACGCGGGCC
- a CDS encoding type VII secretion target encodes MTDAFGVSPEELRSHASKLDALSDQLKTALDAANQVTMGSEAYGVICSFFVPIVQAVSQPGVDALSTASESMTDQAGNVKDTAQTYESGDEANADSFSGWEV; translated from the coding sequence ATGACGGACGCATTCGGCGTGTCTCCCGAGGAGCTCCGGTCGCACGCCAGCAAGCTCGACGCGCTCTCCGATCAGCTGAAGACCGCGTTGGACGCGGCCAACCAGGTCACGATGGGCTCCGAGGCCTACGGGGTGATCTGCTCGTTCTTCGTGCCGATCGTGCAGGCGGTCTCGCAGCCCGGGGTCGACGCCCTGTCCACCGCGTCGGAATCCATGACCGACCAGGCCGGCAACGTCAAGGACACCGCGCAGACCTACGAGTCCGGTGACGAGGCGAACGCCGACAGCTTCTCCGGCTGGGAGGTGTGA
- a CDS encoding YbaB/EbfC family nucleoid-associated protein → MASDLGGFVGEPVFGGDGAHTEEGIRRWAANVEAKAERYQQMQQQVTAVRASAESRDGVVRVTVDSAGAVTDLQITDDARRMSGAGLTEAVLTTMRHAQAGLRDQVAEVMSATVGDDPETVNAVMSAYQERFPDPEAEERAAQPPDDEDFKDDTYLR, encoded by the coding sequence ATGGCGAGTGACTTGGGGGGATTCGTGGGCGAACCGGTCTTCGGCGGCGATGGCGCGCACACCGAGGAGGGCATCAGGCGCTGGGCGGCCAACGTCGAGGCGAAAGCCGAGCGCTACCAGCAGATGCAGCAGCAGGTGACTGCGGTCAGGGCCAGCGCGGAGTCCCGCGACGGGGTGGTACGGGTGACTGTGGACAGCGCCGGTGCGGTCACCGACCTGCAGATCACCGACGACGCGCGCCGGATGTCCGGCGCGGGGCTCACCGAAGCGGTGCTGACGACCATGCGGCATGCCCAGGCAGGTCTCCGGGACCAGGTGGCCGAGGTCATGTCGGCCACCGTGGGCGACGACCCCGAGACTGTCAACGCGGTCATGTCGGCGTACCAGGAGCGCTTCCCGGATCCCGAAGCCGAGGAACGCGCCGCGCAGCCGCCCGACGACGAGGACTTCAAAGACGACACGTACCTGCGGTGA
- a CDS encoding GNAT family N-acetyltransferase — protein MTLQPLATAVHRAYTADLDAEDFYRMLRLRVDVFVVEQECPYPELDGRDLEETTRHFWIDSADGYVLGYLRLLEDPDGTFRIGRVCTARGARGLGLARKLMRAAVAEVQHSPAVLAAQTYATDFYRSFGFVEDGEQYLEDGIPHVDMRREPRRRA, from the coding sequence GTGACCCTCCAGCCGCTCGCGACCGCCGTCCACCGCGCCTACACCGCGGACCTGGACGCCGAGGACTTCTACCGGATGTTGCGCCTGCGCGTCGACGTGTTCGTCGTCGAGCAGGAATGCCCCTACCCGGAGCTGGACGGTCGCGACCTGGAGGAGACCACCCGGCACTTCTGGATCGACTCGGCCGACGGCTACGTGCTCGGCTACCTCCGGCTGCTGGAAGATCCCGACGGCACCTTCCGCATCGGGCGGGTCTGCACCGCCAGGGGCGCTCGCGGCCTGGGCCTGGCCCGCAAGCTGATGCGCGCTGCGGTCGCCGAGGTGCAGCACTCGCCGGCCGTGCTGGCCGCGCAGACCTACGCCACGGACTTCTACCGCTCCTTCGGTTTCGTCGAGGACGGCGAGCAATACCTGGAGGACGGCATCCCGCACGTCGACATGCGCCGCGAGCCCCGCCGCCGCGCGTGA